Genomic segment of Bacteroides stercoris ATCC 43183:
GCTGACGGAAATGGACGGATTCGGTTCCAACAGCGGTGTCATCATCCTTGCCGCAACCAACCGTGTGGATGTATTGGACAAGGCACTGCTGCGCGCCGGACGTTTCGACCGCCAGATACACGTCGACTTGCCCGACCTGAATGAACGTAAAGAAGTATTCGGCGTACACCTGCGCCCCATCAAGATAGACAATACGGTGGATGTAGAGTTACTGGCACGCCAGACTCCGGGATTCTCCGGCGCCGACATCGCCAATGTCTGCAACGAAGCCGCCCTGATTGCCGCCCGTCATGGAAAGAAATTTGTAGAGAAACAGGACTTCCTGGATGCGGTAGACCGTATCGTAGGCGGTCTGGAGAAGAAAACCAAAATCACAACCGAAGAAGAACGCCGTTCCATTGCCATACACGAGGCCGGACACGCCAGCATCTCCTGGCTGTTGGAATATGCCAACCCGCTGATTAAGGTAACCATCGTTCCACGCGGACGTGCTTTGGGAGCAGCCTGGTACCTGCCCGAAGAACGCCAGATTACCACAAAGGAACAGATGCTGGACGAGATGTGCGCCACTTTGGGCGGACGCGCCGCAGAAGATCTGTTCATCGGAAGAATCTCTACCGGCGCCATGAACGACCTTGAGCGTGTAACCAAGCAGGCATACGGCATGATTGCCTATTTGGGCATGAGCGACAAACTGCCGAATCTCTGTTATTACAATAACGACGAATACTCGTTCAACCGTCCGTACAGCGAGAAGACCGCCGAACTGATAGACGAAGAGGTGAAGCGTATGGTAAACGAACAGTACGAACGTGCCAAGAAGATACTATCCGACAATAAAGAAGGGCACAACAAGCTGGCCCAACTGTTGATAGACAAGGAAGTAATCTTTGCAGAAGATGTGGAAGAAATCTTCGGCAAGCGTCCGTGGGCTTCCCGTTCCGAAGAGATTATCAGCGCAAGCAAAACTTCCAGAGAGCTGAAAGAAGCCGAAGAAAAAGAGGCTGCCAAGGCAAAGGAAGCGGAAAAAGAGGTAAAAGAAGAAGAAAGCCATAACACCGGCTCGAACAATTAAAACGAAAACACCTTGAAAAATAATTTCATACAACGTGCTGTTACAGGTGCATTATTTGTAGTTATACTGGTGGGCTGTATCCTTTACAGCCCCCTCTCATTCGGGATTCTATTCACTATCATCGGCGCATTGAGCGTACACGAGTTTGCCCATCTGGTAAACAGGAACGGCGGAGTCAGCATCAACAAGACGATTACCGCTTTAGGCGGAGCCTATCTGTTCCTTGCACTCATGGGATTCTGCACATCCGCCATCGATGCGCGCGTATTCCTTCCCTATCTGGGCTTATTGCTCTATTTGATGATTACGGAGTTATACCTGAAAAAGGAGAACCCCATCGGCAACTGGGCGTATGCAATGCTGAGCCAGCTATATGTAGCCTTGCCTTTCGCATTGCTGAATGTACTCGCTTTCCAGAATTCACCTGAAACGAGCAGCGTAACCTATAACCCCATCCTGCCGCTTTCCATATTCGTATTCATCTGGCTGAGCGATACGGGTGCTTACTGTGTGGGCTCTCTGATAGGAAAACATCGCCTGTTCGAGCGCATTTCGCCTAAGAAATCATGGGAAGGCAGCATAGGCGGCGCGGTTTTCTCCATCGCCTCATCCTTTGTATTTGCCCATTTCTTCCCATTCATGTCTACATGGCAATGGGCAGGACTGGCAGTTACCGTAGTGATTTTCGGCACTTGGGGCGACCTCACCGAATCGCTGATGAAGCGTCAACTGGGCATCAAGGATTCCGGCAACATTCTTCCGGGACACGGCGGAATGCTCGACCGGTTCGACAGCGCTCTCATGGCGATTCCCGCAGCGGTAGTCTACCTGTATGTAATGACAATGATTTGACGGAAATCTTAAACGAATATAGGCCAAAGGGCATAGAGGAAAGATACTGTAGCCTCTATGCCCTTTGGCCTATATATACGGTATAAGGAAACACTTATTTCAATTGCATCTCCGACAAATCAAGGTCCCGTATATTCTTCGTATTATCACCGGTAACCACCAGGTCGAACGTCAGTTCCACCTCGCCATTCTTTTCCGAATTAATTTTCAGCTTGATACCTTTGGTTTCAGAGGTCACGTTGAGACTGTTCAGATTATAGGACACCGCACCGGGCTTGCGCAACCCCGTCAAATCGTCATAGTCGTTATAGCGGAGAGCCAAATGTATATAACCGTCTTCTCCATACAACTCCACATCATCTTGCGGACGTACCAGGCTGATACGATGTTTAGTGCCGGAAGGCAGATTCTGCATAAATATGATATTCATATATCCCCCGCTGATGCTTATATCGCCTTCAAATATCAGGACAGGGTCATTGCCGAACTCTTCCTCGGTCTCGGGAGTCAGCGTCTCGACCTCTTTCGTCAACACATCCTGCAAACTCAGGATCTTCACAGCATGGTCGTAACCGTCAAACTCATCGGACAAAGGATTGAACATGGTAATCACACGCTTTCCGTCAACCGGCTCGTACCACCACAAGTCTGTATTCACAGGCCAGAGCGTTCCCCACACATCACAGTCCAAATAAAAAGCATTGCCGGTAACACGCACCGTAGCCCACAGCGGCGGAGTGAAATCACCGATCGAATACCCTTCATCGTCATCACAGGAATGCAGTACCGGCATCACAGCCAGACAAACTGCCATAAATAACCAATGTAGCTTTCTCATAATCAAAGTTCTTTTGTTTATTTCTTTCTGTATAGAAAATACAAAAGCCGGGCATTTACTGCACCGGCTTTATTCCTTTTAACAAGAAATTAAATATCGTCCTACTTTTTAAAACGTTTCTTAAGCAAAGCCACCATTTCACGGGCTGCATGCACAGGTGCTCCCGCCTCGCCCAGGCGGGATGCCATATATTCGTAACCATCGAGCATCTGCCGGCGGTACGCCTCATCGCATAAGATACGTTGAAGCTCCGCACGTATCTGCTCCACCGTCATGGTATCGGCCACCAGTTCCTTCACCACCTCACGGTCGGCAATCAGGTTTACCAGAGAAATGTACCTGACTTTCAGTATATGCCGTTTCAGGAAAGCGATAACCTTCCCTATCGGCGTATGGTAGCACACCGCCTGCGGAACCCGGAACAATGCCGTTTCCAGCGTTGCCGTGCCCGAAGTAACCAATGCCGCTTCCGCATGCCGGAGTAAAGGATAAGTACGGTTAAAGATTATCTTCACGTCCGCATTGCCGACATATTCCTTATAATACTCCGGAGAGATACCCGGCGCTCCCGCCAGCACCAACTGATACTCCGGAAATGAAGCGGCCGCCCGAATCATATCCGGCAAATTATCCTTAATCTCCTGCTTGCGGCTGCCAGCCAGCAAGGCAATGACAGGCTTCGGCGAAAGGCCGTTGGCCCGTTTGAACTCATCCGCAGTTTCCGAATAAGCGGCTTGGAAGGCAGTGACTTCATCCACCGTCGGATTGCCTACATAATGTATGGGATAATGGTGCTTGCCCTCGAAGAACTCCACCTCGAACGGAAGAATGGAGAAGAGTTCGTCCACATCCCGTTTGATATTCCGGATACGGTGCTCTTTCCAGGCCCATATCTTGGGAGAAATATAATAGAACACCGGTATTTGCGTACGGGCATGGACAAACTTGGCGATATTCAGGTTGAACCCCGGATAATCCACCAAAATAAGAACATCCGGCTGCCAGGCTGCAATGTCTTCCTTGCAACGCTTCATATTGGCAAAGATGGTACGCAGGTGCAACAAGACGGGAATGAAGCCCATATACGCCAGTTCCTTATAATGCTTCACCAACGTTCCGCCCACAGCCGCCATCAGGTCACCGCCGAAGAAGCGGAACTCGGCCTGCGGGTCTTCCGCCTTCAAGGCAGTCATCAGGTGCGATGCATGCAGGTCGCCCGAGGCCTCGCCCACAATCAGATAATACTTCATAAGCGCCTATGTTTCAATATCCTGTGCAATCCGTCAGAACCAGGTTTTCAATTCGTCCATCAGGCCATAGGCGGTTACATCCACTGTGGTCGGAGTCACCGCTACATAACCGTTGGCAAGCGCCCAATGGTCGCTCTTTTCATTCTCCTTTTCCGACTCCTCAAACTCTCCGGTCAGCCAATAGTAGTGCGCATCGCCTCTGTGGGCGAAGTTCTCCCACTCGTTGGTCCACTGTCCTTTTGCCTGTTCGCAGATTTTCACCCCTTTCAACTCTTTAGTATCGGGGAAGTTGACATTGAGGCAGGTCAACGGCGGCAAGCCTTTTTCCAGGACCTTGCGGGCAATCTCGCGGATATACTCTCCCGCCGGCTCAAAATCGGCGTCCGGCGCGTGGTTGCACAGTGAAAAGCCGATAGAGGGAACACCTTTCAGGCAGCCTTCGATAACCACCCCCATTGTTCCGGAATAATGCACATTGACCGAGGAGTTATCGCCGTGATTAATGCCTCCCACCACAAGGTCGGGTTTGCGGTCGAGCACCGTATGGAATGCCAGCTTGACGCAATCGGCGGGCGTACCGGAACACTTATAGACCGTCAGCCCTACATCCTTGCGAAGCAACTGATAATGAATCGGTTCTGTCACGGTAAGCGCACACGCATTACCCGAACGCGGCGCATCCGGCGCCATTACCACAATCTCCCCCAGCGGGCGGAGAAACTTTATCAACTCGCTGATTCCTTTCGCAATGATACCGTCGTCATTGGAAATCAATATCAAAGGTCTCTGATTTTCCATATTTCTTTTTAATTTTGCTACAAATTTAGCAAAAGAGAACCACATATTAACCACCAATACACAAAAAGATATGTTAGACGTCTTTCTCATTCTGATGGGTATCCTCTGCCTGATAACAGGACTGGCAGGCTGTTTCCTGCCCGTAATTCCCGGTCCGCCCGTGGCCTATGCCGGTTTGTTGCTGCTGCACTTCACCGACAAGGTGCAGTACTCTGCCACCCAACTGTTGCTGTGGCTGCTGATTGTCGTCATCGTACAGGTGCTCGATTATTTCGTCCCCATGCTGGGCAGCAAATACAGCGGCGGAACGCGCTGGGGAACACGCGGATGCCTTGCCGGAACCCTCATCGGGCTGTTCTTCATGCCCTGGGGCATTGTCCTCGGTCCGTTTTTAGGGGCTTTTATCGGCGAACTTTTCGGCGGCAGGGAAACCCGGCAGGCTCTGAAGTCGGGACTGGGCTCCCTGTTCGGCTTCCTCTTCGGTACGGTACTGAAATGCGTGTTGTGCGGATACTTCGCATGGGAGTTTGCATCGGCACTGCTTTAACATAAGTTTATCCCCATTAAACTTCAGGTTTAATCCTAATGAACCCGAAGTTTAATAGGAATAAACTCCGAGTTTAATTCGGACAAACTATTGTAAACTCCGGAGAAACGGCACGCATTTCCCCGGACACGGCAGCCGCGGCAGCTTATCACCGGAACATCCCGCCGCCCGCCATCTCATTGCTTTAGAAATCTTAATCTTCTGCAAGTGAGACAAAAAAGCTGTTTCTTTTCAAGATAAATACGTATATTTGCCCCACTAATCAGGAAAAAGAGTGCCTGAGACACACGTCTTCAGGCAACGGAACGGTAAAGGCATCCGGGAGTTATTAACAAAAAGGGTGACTTATCAACCGTTTTTGCAATCTTTCTCTTTTTTAGTAGGTGCTATACGGAATTATCACTTATTTCGCTGCCAATAAACATTGAAATTATGGGAAAAATAATTGCTTTGGCAAATCAAAAAGGTGGTGTAGGAAAAACAACAACAACCATAAACCTCGCAGCTTCTCTCGCCACACTTGAAAAGAAAGTGCTTGTCGTAGACGCAGACCCGCAGGCAAATGCCTCGTCAGGGCTGGGCGTAGACATCAAGCAGGCAGAATGTACTATCTATGAATGTATTATAGACCGCGCCGATGTGCGCGACGCTATCCACGACACGGAGATTGATACATTGAAAGTTATTTCCTCCCACATCAACCTGGTAGGCGCCGAAATAGAAATGCTCAATCTTAAAAACCGGGAAAAGATACTGAAAGAGGTGCTCGCCCCGCTACGGGAAGAGTTTGATTATATCCTGATAGACTGTTCACCGTCGTTAGGATTGATTACAATCAACGCGCTCACGGCCGCCGACTCGGTTATCATTCCCGTACAGGCCGAATACTTTGCACTGGAAGGCATCAGCAAATTGCTGAACACCATCAAAATCATCAAGTCCAAGCTGAACCCCGCACTCGAAATCGAGGGATTCCTGCTGACCATGTATGACTCGCGGCTGCGCCAGGCCAACCAGATATACGACGAGGTGAAACGCCACTTCCAGGAACTGGTGTTCAACACCGTCATCCAGCGCAATGTAAAACTGAGCGAAGCCCCCAGCTACGGACTCCCCACAATCCTGTACGATGCGGACTCCACCGGAGCCAAAAACCACATCGCACTGGCAAAAGAGTTAATCAGCCACAACGAGGACTAACCGTCCGCATGGCAAACATAGTAAACAGTAAATCGTAAAACAGAAAAGAATAGATGGTACAGAAAAGAAATGCATTAGGACGTGGGCTGGACGCCCTGCTCTCCATGGATGAGGTGCAGACCGAAGGCTCTTCCTCTATCAATGAAATAGAATTGTCGAAGATTGCCGTCAACCCCAATCAGCCCCGCCGCGAGTTCGACCAGACAGCGTTGCAGGAGCTTGCCGATTCTATTGCAGAGATTGGTATCATCCAGCCTATCACCCTGCGTAAGCTGTCCGATGATGAATACCAGATTATTGCCGGTGAACGCCGCTTCCGCGCCTCGCAAATGGCAGGGCTGACGAGCATCCCCGCCTATATCCGCACGGCCGACGACGAGAATGTCATGGAAATGGCGCTCATCGAAAACATACAGCGCGAGGACCTGAACTCCGTGGAAATAGCGCTTGCCTACCAGCACCTGCTGGAACAATACGGACTGACGCAGGAACGCCTCAGCGAACGCATAGGCAAGAAGCGTACCACCATTGCCAACTACCTGCGCCTGCTGAAACTGCCGGCTCCCATCCAGATGGGATTGCAAAACAAGCAGATAGACATGGGGCACGCCCGTGCACTGGTAACGCTGGGAGACCCCAAACTGCAAGTGAAGATTTTTGAAGAGATACTCGAACAAGGTTATTCCGTACGCAAAGTAGAGGAAATCGTGA
This window contains:
- the ftsH gene encoding ATP-dependent zinc metalloprotease FtsH, which gives rise to MDNNTNKKPTKTNMPKFNLNWLYMIIAMMLLGLYLTNESGSASKNIPYDEFQEYVRNGYISKVTGYDDNSVEAYVKPQYVPNVFKADSSRVGKNPLITTEAPSRESLGDFLQKEKDETRFDGSISYEKKHNYFGAILWQILPFAFLIGFWIFLSRRWSSGGGMGGGSGIFSVGKSKAQLFEKNSPVKVTFKDVAGLAEAKQEVEEIVEFLKQPQKYTDLGGKIPKGALLVGPPGTGKTLLAKAVAGEANVPFFSLAGSDFVEMFVGVGASRVRDLFRQAKEKAPCIVFIDEIDAVGRARGKAAAMGGNDERENTLNQLLTEMDGFGSNSGVIILAATNRVDVLDKALLRAGRFDRQIHVDLPDLNERKEVFGVHLRPIKIDNTVDVELLARQTPGFSGADIANVCNEAALIAARHGKKFVEKQDFLDAVDRIVGGLEKKTKITTEEERRSIAIHEAGHASISWLLEYANPLIKVTIVPRGRALGAAWYLPEERQITTKEQMLDEMCATLGGRAAEDLFIGRISTGAMNDLERVTKQAYGMIAYLGMSDKLPNLCYYNNDEYSFNRPYSEKTAELIDEEVKRMVNEQYERAKKILSDNKEGHNKLAQLLIDKEVIFAEDVEEIFGKRPWASRSEEIISASKTSRELKEAEEKEAAKAKEAEKEVKEEESHNTGSNN
- a CDS encoding phosphatidate cytidylyltransferase; the encoded protein is MKNNFIQRAVTGALFVVILVGCILYSPLSFGILFTIIGALSVHEFAHLVNRNGGVSINKTITALGGAYLFLALMGFCTSAIDARVFLPYLGLLLYLMITELYLKKENPIGNWAYAMLSQLYVALPFALLNVLAFQNSPETSSVTYNPILPLSIFVFIWLSDTGAYCVGSLIGKHRLFERISPKKSWEGSIGGAVFSIASSFVFAHFFPFMSTWQWAGLAVTVVIFGTWGDLTESLMKRQLGIKDSGNILPGHGGMLDRFDSALMAIPAAVVYLYVMTMI
- a CDS encoding NigD-like protein; this translates as MRKLHWLFMAVCLAVMPVLHSCDDDEGYSIGDFTPPLWATVRVTGNAFYLDCDVWGTLWPVNTDLWWYEPVDGKRVITMFNPLSDEFDGYDHAVKILSLQDVLTKEVETLTPETEEEFGNDPVLIFEGDISISGGYMNIIFMQNLPSGTKHRISLVRPQDDVELYGEDGYIHLALRYNDYDDLTGLRKPGAVSYNLNSLNVTSETKGIKLKINSEKNGEVELTFDLVVTGDNTKNIRDLDLSEMQLK
- the lpxB gene encoding lipid-A-disaccharide synthase is translated as MKYYLIVGEASGDLHASHLMTALKAEDPQAEFRFFGGDLMAAVGGTLVKHYKELAYMGFIPVLLHLRTIFANMKRCKEDIAAWQPDVLILVDYPGFNLNIAKFVHARTQIPVFYYISPKIWAWKEHRIRNIKRDVDELFSILPFEVEFFEGKHHYPIHYVGNPTVDEVTAFQAAYSETADEFKRANGLSPKPVIALLAGSRKQEIKDNLPDMIRAAASFPEYQLVLAGAPGISPEYYKEYVGNADVKIIFNRTYPLLRHAEAALVTSGTATLETALFRVPQAVCYHTPIGKVIAFLKRHILKVRYISLVNLIADREVVKELVADTMTVEQIRAELQRILCDEAYRRQMLDGYEYMASRLGEAGAPVHAAREMVALLKKRFKK
- the surE gene encoding 5'/3'-nucleotidase SurE, with the translated sequence MENQRPLILISNDDGIIAKGISELIKFLRPLGEIVVMAPDAPRSGNACALTVTEPIHYQLLRKDVGLTVYKCSGTPADCVKLAFHTVLDRKPDLVVGGINHGDNSSVNVHYSGTMGVVIEGCLKGVPSIGFSLCNHAPDADFEPAGEYIREIARKVLEKGLPPLTCLNVNFPDTKELKGVKICEQAKGQWTNEWENFAHRGDAHYYWLTGEFEESEKENEKSDHWALANGYVAVTPTTVDVTAYGLMDELKTWF
- a CDS encoding DUF456 domain-containing protein, translating into MLDVFLILMGILCLITGLAGCFLPVIPGPPVAYAGLLLLHFTDKVQYSATQLLLWLLIVVIVQVLDYFVPMLGSKYSGGTRWGTRGCLAGTLIGLFFMPWGIVLGPFLGAFIGELFGGRETRQALKSGLGSLFGFLFGTVLKCVLCGYFAWEFASALL
- a CDS encoding ParA family protein codes for the protein MGKIIALANQKGGVGKTTTTINLAASLATLEKKVLVVDADPQANASSGLGVDIKQAECTIYECIIDRADVRDAIHDTEIDTLKVISSHINLVGAEIEMLNLKNREKILKEVLAPLREEFDYILIDCSPSLGLITINALTAADSVIIPVQAEYFALEGISKLLNTIKIIKSKLNPALEIEGFLLTMYDSRLRQANQIYDEVKRHFQELVFNTVIQRNVKLSEAPSYGLPTILYDADSTGAKNHIALAKELISHNED
- a CDS encoding ParB/RepB/Spo0J family partition protein, with amino-acid sequence MVQKRNALGRGLDALLSMDEVQTEGSSSINEIELSKIAVNPNQPRREFDQTALQELADSIAEIGIIQPITLRKLSDDEYQIIAGERRFRASQMAGLTSIPAYIRTADDENVMEMALIENIQREDLNSVEIALAYQHLLEQYGLTQERLSERIGKKRTTIANYLRLLKLPAPIQMGLQNKQIDMGHARALVTLGDPKLQVKIFEEILEQGYSVRKVEEIVKSLSEGEAVKSGGRKIAPKRAKLPEEFNMLKQQLSSFFSTKVQLTCSEKGKGKISIPFSNEEELERIIGILDTLKK